The following DNA comes from Candidatus Omnitrophota bacterium.
CTTACATTTATTGTCAGGCCCTAAAAAAGCAATACCTTTTATTTGATAGAGGTCGGCATTAGGCAAGAAATCTTTATACTTTTCCCAGTGTTTAACGAGTTGTAGAATAACCTTTTCACCTTCTCCCATTGCGCAAATGTCAACTTTGCATTTCTTCAGGATCACTTCGTAGGCTGCCGCCAAATTCCCTCCGAGGATGATTTTAGTATGCGGAGAAACAGCCTTGATTATCTTAACCAGTTCTTTAGAGTATTTATACCCGGTTGAGACAACCGCGCTTATACCTACAATATTGAACTGACCATCCTTAAAGAACTGCCATATTTTTGCTCTATCCGGTCTTTGAGCGTCAATATCATAAAACAAGGGGCTATATCCGGCTTTCTTTAAGATATTGAATAAGCTTGTGCAGGCTACCGGAGGAAAGGGATCAGGAGTGGCTCTCAGCGCTATATTACAAAGCACGATTTTTGCTTCGCTCATTTCTTGACTTCCTCAACAAGTCTATACTCTTTTAATTTCTTAATGATAGGGGAAAGTTCCCAAATAGGCAGATTGATTTCTTCAGCCACCTCTAAGAGGGATTTCTTTCCGTCTGTATAGGCTAACAAATCCATCATGGCGTTTACCTGTTTTTCGCTGCCTTTCCTGCTTAAGGTCGCATACAACCGTCTCCTGCCTAATTGAGGCTCGCATAAAACCGTTGTTCTAAAGATGTCATCATTTTCCAGGCACTCCAGGCATTTCTTAAGCGATCCGTAGCCGCCTGATAAACCTACGGGAGTTACCAACTCAAGATTATCCAAAGAAGTATGGTACTGTGGATACTCACCGTATTTTGTCCGCATCAGAGAACAAACAGGCAGATCAATACTCGGGCTACAATATTGCCTTTCATCAGAACCCCTATCCAGGTAGCTATACGAAATGTAATCACGATGCATATGCTTGAGAACATGCAAAGCGATCCGGTCTGCCTTAGTATTCCCTTTCCTGGATGGTAGATAAGAATATGAATTATCATCCCCTACGCAAGTAATATTAAAGCCGGCAATAACATTCCTCTTCATGATTTTCATGTTACGGCTGAGGTACACAATCGATCCGATTGTCTCGGGAATGAAAATAATCCTGTATGTATATTCCCGCTGGCTTAAACTCATTAGCCACTTTGCCAGAAACGTGGTAACGACAAAACCGGATAAGTTATCATTAGCCAGAGAAGGATGGCAAATATACGTAGAAAGGAGGACTTCTTTTTTGCTGCGTCCCGGCAGAATCAACTCTCCGTAGGTAAGATTACCTTTTTTTAAATCTGAATCAATATATGCCTGGTATATCCCGGGCTTAAGTAGTAATCTTTGCTCTTGAGATATACAAAAACCCCATCTCTCTTCATAATAGGAAGTCACATAGGGAACTGCGGTCGGCTGAGTTGGAAGGGAATAGAGGTGATCATTTAATTCCGCCAAAGATATCTTTTTATTGACCGGCATAGAATAACCCGAGACGCAAAGGTTGGATTTCTGAAAATCCAGGATCTTATTGCCATCAGGATCAATAAGATAGGCATCCCGGATATTCCATTCCTTAGGGACAATCCAATCAAAGCATTTCTTCCCGCTAGGAACCTCAAATATTTTAATCCCAGGAAGATGCTTTTGGATTATAGCTAAAGTCAGGCGCACGCCATTGCCTGTAATGCTCCTGCAGATAGGGAACAACTTAACGCATAAAGCATGCATTTCCTGGCCTAAACTTATCATTCTGAAGCTTCCCCTTCTAGGATATAAAGCAGGCCCCTGGCCTTATTCGAGTCAATAGCCTTAGAAACAAAATCATAAACTGAGTTTGCCGAAACTACCCTTAAGCCCGGGCCTTGATTCGGTCGACAACCAGTATACAAACCCTGTTGCCATAATAATTCGCCCATTGGGTTAACATGGGTGAGTACGCCTTTCTTAAGATCCCTGACAAACAGGCCGTAAGTTCTGAATTCCTTCAGGCCATCAATGTCTATATACCCTCCCGAGAATGTTTTATGATAGCGGTAAGAGACATTGCGCATTTCTTCAATATAATGATAAAAAGTCATACTGAGCTGCTCGGATAAATCTAAAACTGCTATTTTGCCTCCCAACTCATGGAGAATAGCAAAGGGGGAGTCTTTACCGTAACCACTAAAGTTATTTACATTCTTGAACCTATCGGAATCTTTACCAATTGCCGCAAAAGAATAAATTGGATGACCGGTCCTAACCGCTGCCAGATGCCTCCTCCCGGCTTCTGTCAATGCCCCCATTTGAGATACGGTATTCCGGATATCAAAAGTAATACCATTAGCAAAATTGAAATTAAAAAGCGGCAATAACAAAGTACCGCCGGAGCCTACGGTATCCAAAAAAGATTCAAGAATAATCTGTGGCGATATAACCTGCGATTTAAGCAGATACCGCCTAAGGGTCCTTTTGGTATCACTGTGAATTAATACAATATCCCCTTCTTTAATACCGCAATCGAACCATTCTTTTGCTAATTGCTGCCTTACACTAAGCATACCTTATCCATATTTACAGGTACCTTGTACCAATTGATTTAATTCAAAGACATACTAAACTATTTAAAATAGGCAATGGTCTTGGCTAATGCTTGAGCCTTGCGTCGCGCTACACCCTTATCTAGGTAATTAGTTTTAAACTGAAATAGTTTAGGCTGTACTGCCTCGGCATTCGGACAAAGGCCTGATTGGTATTCTTGAACCTTACCTTTGTAATATGGACAGGTAAGCGGACAACCTTTTTGGTAAAATACTTTTTTCTGGAAAACAGGCTCAAGGTAAGTTAACTTCCAGGCAGAATATATACCATCGCCGCCCAATTCAATATATTTCTTGCGAAAATCATACCAGTTCACGCCGGCATCCTCACTGAGCTTTAAGACATACGTCCAGTATGAATGTTTGTAACCTGCGGGGACTTTCTGCGGCTTGAGCCAAGCGCAATCCTTAACAGCTTCGGAATAAAAATAAGCTGACTCAATGCGTTTTTCGACCATATCTTCAAGGCGTTCAACCTGCGCTAAGACAACAGCTGAACAAAGCTCCGAGAGCCGGTAATTAAATCCTACTTCCATATGCCTATCGTAAAGCGGATCCTGTATATCGTCCCTCGTGATCTTCCCTTTAGTCGCACTGACACCAGCGTAACCCAAGCTATTAAATCTCCTTACCTTATCTGCCAATTTTTCGCTGTTTGTAACAACCATTCCACCTTCCCCGCTGGTAATATGTTTTGAACTTTGGAAGCTAAAGCTTGAAAGGTGGCCTAAGCTCCCCACAATCCTGGCTTTGTAATACCCAAGCAAACATTGTGCATCATCTTCAACAACAGTCAAATTATGTTCCGCTGCAATTTTCATTATCTCATCCATATCCGGAGATAATCCATAAAGCGCAACCGGTATAATAGCTTTCGTCCTTTCGGTAATCTTCTTCCTGATGTTTTCGGGGGAGATAGTAAAAGTGTCCGGGTCGATATCGGCGAAGACGGGGATCGCGTTAGCATGAATAACGCCAAAAGCAGTGCTCGCCATAGTTAAGGGCGGAACGATAACTTCATCACCCGGACCAATACCTGCCGCCACAAGGGCTGCATGTAATGTTGCCGTTCCGTTGACGAAAGCGATTGCGTGCTTCATCCCGATTTTTTTAGCAAAAGCTTCCTCAAGGAGCTTGGTCATTTGGTTGCCTGAAGAGGACCTGAACTGATTATCCAAGACTTTCAGGACATATTTACGTTCTAAACTACCTATTCTCTTCATTAATTTTCTCCTCCGATACGGATTTTTTGTACCCGAGATTTCTTTCGATCCCTTCATTTATCTGTTTAAGTTGAGGTTCTCTTTCAAGAAGGCGTAGTATGTCTACGATTAAAAAAATACGACCCGGGGTATATAATCGCGAATATACTTCACGCGCAAACTCTAAATCTTTCTCCGTATCAAGCGTCCACCTAAGACCTGAAAGGTCTTCCTCGCATTCAAAATTCAGAATCGAGAACAAATTTGGGTGGTTCCATATATATGGAGTTACATGCTCCCTATCCGCCGAACCTTTCGCTTCTTTCCATGCCTTCTCCAAAGCAGAAAAAGTGAATGCTTCTATGTCAACGCCTTCGGGATACGTCGGTTTAATAAAATTACTGACGTAATCGAGGTTTTTATTAGAAATAAGTATTCCTACAGCCTTATCAATTACTGCGGGCTCTTTAAATGGGTCATCCGCCGTTATGCGGACAATAATATCTGCGGAGAATAATTTAGCACATTTATAAAACCTATCCAGAACGTCTAATTCATTTCCCCGGAAAACATCAATACCGATTGATTCACAATACCCGGCTATCGCATCATCTTCTTTTCTTTTTGTTGTGGCTACTACAATCTTATCAGTAAGCTTGCTATGTCGCGCCCTATCTACGACATGGAATAAAAGCGGCTTTCCGCCTACTTCCATTAAGGCCTTACCGGGCAACCGGGTTGATAACATTCTTGCCTGAATAATACCCAGAATCATGAAGTATAAGATTCCTTCCTTTGAGTAAACCACTGTGTGAGGTCGGCTCCGCCTGCCCAGACTATACATTCTTTACAGACTTTGGCAGGCTTTTCTTCACCGGAAACTTCGGCGCGCCTTAATCTCTTAATCTCAGCACCATTCCATATATCATGCAGCGTACTCTTAGAAACATCCCCGACAACGGCTGAAAGATCCCAATCAACGTTACAAGCAGAAACCTTTCCGCTCCAATTAACGGCGAGCATATACCATAACAAAACACACGGATATCTTTGTGGTTTTACCTCATCTGTGACTTTCACCTCTTTAATAGCACCGCTCCAATGATGGATACCGGTGACCTGGACGTTATCGGCTAAACCCTGCCACTTATCCATAAATTCGTTTATTTCGCTGCTTGTAACATCGGCAAACTCCATTATCTTCACCCTTATAAAAGGCCTACTCAATCCTTTTTCCTTCTTATAGCTTAATAAACCCCGTATATTTGACTCGATCTTAGCCAGAAGATCGGCTCCCTTCAATTTTTTAAAGGTACCCGCCCTGGCAGCATCTATACTTATCGTAACATCATCAATGCCTGAATTTAAAAAAACCCCCCAATGTTTCTGGTCCAGTAAAAGGCCATTTGTATTCATATGAAGCGTTTCTGCGATGCCGCTCTCATCTGCATATTTAATCATATCGTATATTTTTGGATGAAGAAGCGGCTCACCATCTTTGTGAAAATTTATCATCTTTAGCTTTTTATATTCTTTACACTCTTCGGCTAACTTTTTAAAAAGTTTAAAATCCATGTAGCCGACTTTTCTGATATCCTTGCTTCTGGGACAGTAATAACAACTAAGATTACAATTATTGGTAGGTTCTATGTTAAGCACAAGCGGGAAATCATTATTCACATGTTTCTTTATATAATCAGCTGTCAGACAAGTCAGTGTCCCTTTAACATAGCCGTCCATCATCTCTTTATGATATTCTGCGGTTGGCCCCCGGCCCATAGTTATCCTTTCGCGGAGATTATCTCTTCTGCTAATTTTGAAAAATACGCTATTTTCTTTAATTCATCAGGATCCATGCTGCAGCGATGGTCCGGACCGTGCATATTTTTATCGAGAGTAAAATGTTTTTCGATAATCCGGGCTCCTCTTGCCATGGCAACCATACTGGCTTCTATGCCGATAGTATGATCACTGAACCCCGCGTATTTTAAAAAATCTACCTTTGAAAATTTTAAGTCCTTAAGAGGCGTGGGGTATTTTGCTATACAATATAGAAAATCAACTTTTCCTTTAGTATCTATTTTGGGGAATTTTTTGCCTTTATACATACCGAGTGAAATTATCATATCTTTGCCGCTTCGCGCTGCGGCAGCCATAAGGCCTTTATTATAAATTGACCTGCTGGCGATTTTAATTTTTTCTATCCCCAGTTCTAAAATCCAGTTAAGCCTTGTGGTGTCAAAAATCGAAGCTAAAAACTCAATGCCAACCCTGTCGCATTCTTGCTTCAGTTCTATAACCTGTTGATGATCAAGTTGTGCTTGTTTTGCTTCTTTATACCACTCAAAATCCTTGTTAAATATCAAATCAACATCGTAAAGCTGGAACTTAGCCACATCCGCTCCGCATTCTTTAGTTACAGAAATCATTCGTTTAGCCAAGCCCATATCGCCATTATGATTCTGCCCTATCTCCGCAATAATAGTAGTATGCATTGTAATACTCCCTATGCCCTATGCTTATCTTTTAATTTTTTCATATGTTTGCTGCTATTGGCCCTGTCACAAGACAGGCTATACGGATGCTGCCTGTATCTATAAAGCGGAAAGCTTATGTGGGAAATTTTACAATCCTTGCAAAATCTGATCTGTAGGTCCTTTTCTTCATGCATCCTGAATTTTTCATCGTACATTCCTACCTTGATCAGCTTATTCCTTCTAAACATTATTCCGCAGGCAATCGGCAATTTTTTGCATGAATTTCTTCCAATGATTCTTTCCTTGTCATCAATTAAATAATAATCGCAGGCAACAGCCGCATATTGACGGTTAAAATCCAAAAACTCCGTCATAATAAAAATAGCTTCTCTGTTTAGATAATCATCCGCATCTAAAAAAATTATATACTTCCCCCTAGCTTTCTTAATCCCGGCATTCCTGGCTACGGCTAAACCTGAATTTTTTCTTAAATATATTTTTTTAATTAGTGTCCCGTAAGACTCTATTATTTCCCTAGACCAATCCGTGCTCCAATCATCTACTACAATTATTTCATATTTCTCATGTGGATAATTTTGAACAAAAGCGCTTCGCAATGAGCGGTTAAGATACCTAGAATAATTGT
Coding sequences within:
- a CDS encoding DUF4910 domain-containing protein — encoded protein: MISLGQEMHALCVKLFPICRSITGNGVRLTLAIIQKHLPGIKIFEVPSGKKCFDWIVPKEWNIRDAYLIDPDGNKILDFQKSNLCVSGYSMPVNKKISLAELNDHLYSLPTQPTAVPYVTSYYEERWGFCISQEQRLLLKPGIYQAYIDSDLKKGNLTYGELILPGRSKKEVLLSTYICHPSLANDNLSGFVVTTFLAKWLMSLSQREYTYRIIFIPETIGSIVYLSRNMKIMKRNVIAGFNITCVGDDNSYSYLPSRKGNTKADRIALHVLKHMHRDYISYSYLDRGSDERQYCSPSIDLPVCSLMRTKYGEYPQYHTSLDNLELVTPVGLSGGYGSLKKCLECLENDDIFRTTVLCEPQLGRRRLYATLSRKGSEKQVNAMMDLLAYTDGKKSLLEVAEEINLPIWELSPIIKKLKEYRLVEEVKK
- a CDS encoding glycosyltransferase family protein, whose product is MILGIIQARMLSTRLPGKALMEVGGKPLLFHVVDRARHSKLTDKIVVATTKRKEDDAIAGYCESIGIDVFRGNELDVLDRFYKCAKLFSADIIVRITADDPFKEPAVIDKAVGILISNKNLDYVSNFIKPTYPEGVDIEAFTFSALEKAWKEAKGSADREHVTPYIWNHPNLFSILNFECEEDLSGLRWTLDTEKDLEFAREVYSRLYTPGRIFLIVDILRLLEREPQLKQINEGIERNLGYKKSVSEEKINEENR
- a CDS encoding glycosyltransferase family A protein, with the translated sequence MQILLLAVRHLKPVIFERQEKMIKVSIIITSYNYSRYLNRSLRSAFVQNYPHEKYEIIVVDDWSTDWSREIIESYGTLIKKIYLRKNSGLAVARNAGIKKARGKYIIFLDADDYLNREAIFIMTEFLDFNRQYAAVACDYYLIDDKERIIGRNSCKKLPIACGIMFRRNKLIKVGMYDEKFRMHEEKDLQIRFCKDCKISHISFPLYRYRQHPYSLSCDRANSSKHMKKLKDKHRA
- a CDS encoding DegT/DnrJ/EryC1/StrS family aminotransferase, with the translated sequence MKRIGSLERKYVLKVLDNQFRSSSGNQMTKLLEEAFAKKIGMKHAIAFVNGTATLHAALVAAGIGPGDEVIVPPLTMASTAFGVIHANAIPVFADIDPDTFTISPENIRKKITERTKAIIPVALYGLSPDMDEIMKIAAEHNLTVVEDDAQCLLGYYKARIVGSLGHLSSFSFQSSKHITSGEGGMVVTNSEKLADKVRRFNSLGYAGVSATKGKITRDDIQDPLYDRHMEVGFNYRLSELCSAVVLAQVERLEDMVEKRIESAYFYSEAVKDCAWLKPQKVPAGYKHSYWTYVLKLSEDAGVNWYDFRKKYIELGGDGIYSAWKLTYLEPVFQKKVFYQKGCPLTCPYYKGKVQEYQSGLCPNAEAVQPKLFQFKTNYLDKGVARRKAQALAKTIAYFK
- a CDS encoding N-acetylneuraminate synthase family protein, which encodes MHTTIIAEIGQNHNGDMGLAKRMISVTKECGADVAKFQLYDVDLIFNKDFEWYKEAKQAQLDHQQVIELKQECDRVGIEFLASIFDTTRLNWILELGIEKIKIASRSIYNKGLMAAAARSGKDMIISLGMYKGKKFPKIDTKGKVDFLYCIAKYPTPLKDLKFSKVDFLKYAGFSDHTIGIEASMVAMARGARIIEKHFTLDKNMHGPDHRCSMDPDELKKIAYFSKLAEEIISAKG
- a CDS encoding AAC(3) family N-acetyltransferase, which encodes MLSVRQQLAKEWFDCGIKEGDIVLIHSDTKRTLRRYLLKSQVISPQIILESFLDTVGSGGTLLLPLFNFNFANGITFDIRNTVSQMGALTEAGRRHLAAVRTGHPIYSFAAIGKDSDRFKNVNNFSGYGKDSPFAILHELGGKIAVLDLSEQLSMTFYHYIEEMRNVSYRYHKTFSGGYIDIDGLKEFRTYGLFVRDLKKGVLTHVNPMGELLWQQGLYTGCRPNQGPGLRVVSANSVYDFVSKAIDSNKARGLLYILEGEASE
- a CDS encoding SPASM domain-containing protein produces the protein MGRGPTAEYHKEMMDGYVKGTLTCLTADYIKKHVNNDFPLVLNIEPTNNCNLSCYYCPRSKDIRKVGYMDFKLFKKLAEECKEYKKLKMINFHKDGEPLLHPKIYDMIKYADESGIAETLHMNTNGLLLDQKHWGVFLNSGIDDVTISIDAARAGTFKKLKGADLLAKIESNIRGLLSYKKEKGLSRPFIRVKIMEFADVTSSEINEFMDKWQGLADNVQVTGIHHWSGAIKEVKVTDEVKPQRYPCVLLWYMLAVNWSGKVSACNVDWDLSAVVGDVSKSTLHDIWNGAEIKRLRRAEVSGEEKPAKVCKECIVWAGGADLTQWFTQRKESYTS